The genomic segment GGGCTACCGCCCGCATCCGCATCTCGTCGGGCGCCTCGGTGTTCGCACTGGGCACCGTCTACGCGCTGGCCGGCTTCTGCTCGGGCCCGCTGCTGGGCAGTGTGCTCACCGTGTCCGCGGCCGGCGGCGACCCGGCGTACGGCGGGGTGCTCATGGCGCTCTACGCGCTCGGCATGGCGGCACCGTTGTTCGTCCTGGCGTTGGTCTGGGATCGCTTCGACATCGGCGCGAACAGCTGGCTACGGGGACGTCCGGTCCGAATCGGACCGCTCACCACCCACACGACCAGCCTCGTGTCCGGGTTGCTGTTCATCGGCGTCGGACTGTTGTTCCTGCTCACCGAGGGCACCGCCAACCTCGGCGGCCTCACCGGCGTCGACGCCCAGTTCTCACTGCAGGTATGGCTGCGGGACGTCGCCGCCACAGTGTCCGACGCGACCGTTCTGCTGTGGATCGCCCTCGCCGCGCTTCTCGTGCTGGTCCTTCGACTGGTGCGGAACCGGAAACGACAACACAGTCGCCGGTAGCGGGACCGCTGTGCGGGAAGTGCGGACACGCGTGCGGGAAGTGCGGACACGCGTGCGTAGCTCGCGGACACGGTGCCGCCGTCAGCGCGGCGGCACCGTCAGGCGAGGGAGAGCGCGATGCCGTCGAGGATGTCGTGCTCGCTCACGACCAGGGGGTCGGCCGGGCCGCCGCGCCGGGCGATCTCCTCCGCCAGGGTGCGCACGATCAGGCCGCCGCCGCCGATGACGTCCACCCGGCCCGGATGGATCACGGGGTTCGCCGCACGCGTGTCGCGGTCGGAGGCGAGCACCTCGTCGACCACGGTGTCCAGGTCCGTGCGCGCGATGGTCGACAGGTGCGTGCGCTCGGAGTCGTACTCGGGAAGCTTCTGCGCGAGCGCCGACAGGGTGGTCACGGTGCCCGCGACGCCGATCCACCGGCTCGCCTTCGACACGTCCACCGCCTCGAACGCGGGCTCCAACGTGCGCGCCACCAGCTCCCGCGCCTCGGCGATCTCCTCGGCCGTGGGCGGGTCCGAGTGCAGGGTGCGCTCGGTGAGCCGCACACACCCGATGTCGACCGAACGGGCCGCCCACACGTCCGCCTCCCGGCCGTCCCAGGCACCCAGCACGAGCTCGGTGGAGCCGCCCCCGACGTCGACGACGAGGAACGGACCGTCCTCGGAGTCCTGCTCGCCCACCGCGCCCGCGAACGACAGCCGCGCCTCCTCGTCGCCGCTGATGACCTCGGCCTCGCTGCCGAGCAGGTCGCGCGTCATCGAGAAGAACTCGTCCCGATTGCTCGCGTCGCGCGTCGCGGACGTCGCCACCATGCGCAGCCGCTCGACACCCTTGCGCCGCGCCGCGATCGCGTACGCCTGCAGGGCTTCACGGGTCCGCTCCAGCGCCTCGGGTGCGAGCCTGCCGGTGGCGTCGACGCCCTGACCGAGCCGCACGATCCGCATCTCGCGGTGCAGATCCCGGAGGTCGACGCTTCCGTCGTGCCGGTGTGTCAGCTCGGCGACGAGCAGACGAATGGAGTTGGTCCCGCAGTCGATGGCAGCTACCCGTGGCATGCGGCCAACCCTAGTCCTCGCCCGCGCCCGATTCCCTCGTGGCCGACGTCTGCTCCGGGGCGGATTCGCCCTCGCCCGTGCCGTCGTCCTTCCCGTCGCCCGTGTCGTCGTCCTCGCACGGTGGGTCGGTGGGCTCGTCGGGGTCCGTCGGGTCGGAGTCCCCGGGCATGGACGACTCGGACGACGTGGACGACGCGGTCGTGGTGTCCGTGGTGCCGACAGCAGTCGGCGTCGGGGTCGGCGTGGTGGTCGGTGTGCCGGTCTCCGACTCCTCGCCGTCATCCGGATCGCACTCGCCGGGGTCCGGCTCGGGTTCGGTCGTCGGTGGATCCGTGGGGTCCGGCGGGTCGGTCGGCTCCTCCGGATCCGTGGGCCCCGGATCGGTCGGGTCGCTCGGGTCGCTCGGGTCGCTCGGGTCGCTCGGGTCGCTCGGGTCGCTCGGGTCGCTCGGGTCGCTCGGGTCGCTCGGGTCGCTCGGGTCGGTCGGGTCGGTCGGGTCCGTGGCAGGCGGGTCCGTCGGGTCCGACGGCTCCGTCGGCTTGGGGTCGGTCGGCTTCGGGTCGGCGTCCTCGGACTCGCCCGGTGTCCCGGGCTTGTCGGGCGCGGGGTCGGTGGATCCCGGTGGTGGCGTCGGCTCCGCTCCACCCGACGGCGGGTGAGCACCGAACGAGCCGTCGTGCCCTTGGCCCGCCCCGTGCGCGAGCAGGGTTTCGGGCACCGCCGACGGCAGGTCGCTGTCGGGCAGGGTCGTCACACCGTTGCGGTAGGCCTTGGCCCAGCGGATCACGGTGTCGACGTACGCCCACGAGTTGTTGTAGCGGTAGACGGCGGCGCGCAGCTGTTCCGAGTCCGACAGGTCGACACCACCGGAGCACAGGTACCGGCCCGCCGCGACGGCCGCGTCGTGGATGTTGTTGGGGTCGGTGACGCCGTCGCCGTTGCCGTCGGCGGCGTAGTGGGCCCACGTCGACGGGATGAACTGCATCGGGCCGACGGCGCGGTCCCACGTCGTGTCCCCGTCGTAACGGCCGCCGTCCGTGTCCGGGATCGCCGCGACGTCGCCCTGGCCGTCGAGCACCGGGCCGAGGATCGCTTCCAGCGTGTCGCCGGCCGAGTCGACGTACCCGCCGGACGCGTGGTTGGACTCGATCCGCCCGATACTCGCGAGCAACGCCCAGTCGATGTTGCAGCCCGGATGTTCGGCCGCAACCTGAGTCGCCGCGCGGCGGTACGCGTCGAGTGCCGAGTGGGGAATGCCGAGAGTCCCTTCCGCGGGCTCGTCGTACAGGCTCAGCTCCTCGGGAGTCACGGAGTCGGGCAGACTGCCGTCGACCGAAACCCGGCCCAGCGCGTTCGGCCTGCCCCCCTCCAGCGGCGACGACGTGCTGTCCCGCTCCGGGAGGCCCCACCAGCGGGCTGTGCTGTCGCTGACGACGAGCACCGGAAGAATCGCGAGAGACCCACTGAGCACCGCGATGGTGGCCTTGCGGCCGATCCCGGAACGCGCGGACGCGCCTCTTCCACCGCGAGCACCCAAGATCGAACCCCTCCCGCGACCGCACGAGTCGTTGCGGGGCACAGCCTGCCGCAAACTCTCCGGTGGTTTCACCCCCTCGGGAGCGAATCAAACTCGGATTACCCCGGAAGGACTAACGCGGTTGCGCACAATCACCGAGTGGCCACCCGTCCTCGCGCAACAGGCGGAGCGTCTCGTCGCCGAACGGGTTCACACCAATACCACACGCGAGCGTGTGTGCGAGGTGGACATGCAGGCACTTCACGCGCGTCGGCATGCCTCCGGCCGTCACCTGATGGCCCAAGGGTTCGATGGCGTCGCGCTGCGCGAGATACGACTCGTGCGCCTGCCGGTACGCCTCGGCGAGGTCGGCGTCCTCGGCGAGCCGGTCCGTCATCTCGCGCATGATCCCGGACGCCTCCAGCCGACCC from the Saccharomonospora azurea NA-128 genome contains:
- a CDS encoding DUF501 domain-containing protein; translated protein: MEQRDGEVSPIEFEPVTEADREVIRQQLGRPPRALRAVAARCPSGHPSVVQTNPRLEDGTPFPTLYYLTCATLTSMVGRLEASGIMREMTDRLAEDADLAEAYRQAHESYLAQRDAIEPLGHQVTAGGMPTRVKCLHVHLAHTLACGIGVNPFGDETLRLLREDGWPLGDCAQPR
- a CDS encoding Ppx/GppA phosphatase family protein; translation: MPRVAAIDCGTNSIRLLVAELTHRHDGSVDLRDLHREMRIVRLGQGVDATGRLAPEALERTREALQAYAIAARRKGVERLRMVATSATRDASNRDEFFSMTRDLLGSEAEVISGDEEARLSFAGAVGEQDSEDGPFLVVDVGGGSTELVLGAWDGREADVWAARSVDIGCVRLTERTLHSDPPTAEEIAEARELVARTLEPAFEAVDVSKASRWIGVAGTVTTLSALAQKLPEYDSERTHLSTIARTDLDTVVDEVLASDRDTRAANPVIHPGRVDVIGGGGLIVRTLAEEIARRGGPADPLVVSEHDILDGIALSLA
- a CDS encoding lytic transglycosylase domain-containing protein, whose product is MGARGGRGASARSGIGRKATIAVLSGSLAILPVLVVSDSTARWWGLPERDSTSSPLEGGRPNALGRVSVDGSLPDSVTPEELSLYDEPAEGTLGIPHSALDAYRRAATQVAAEHPGCNIDWALLASIGRIESNHASGGYVDSAGDTLEAILGPVLDGQGDVAAIPDTDGGRYDGDTTWDRAVGPMQFIPSTWAHYAADGNGDGVTDPNNIHDAAVAAGRYLCSGGVDLSDSEQLRAAVYRYNNSWAYVDTVIRWAKAYRNGVTTLPDSDLPSAVPETLLAHGAGQGHDGSFGAHPPSGGAEPTPPPGSTDPAPDKPGTPGESEDADPKPTDPKPTEPSDPTDPPATDPTDPTDPSDPSDPSDPSDPSDPSDPSDPSDPSDPSDPTDPGPTDPEEPTDPPDPTDPPTTEPEPDPGECDPDDGEESETGTPTTTPTPTPTAVGTTDTTTASSTSSESSMPGDSDPTDPDEPTDPPCEDDDTGDGKDDGTGEGESAPEQTSATRESGAGED
- a CDS encoding cytochrome c biogenesis CcdA family protein produces the protein MIEIGLLGAFLGGVLSLLSPCSALLLPSFFAYAFERVGTLARRTAVFYAGLLAVLVPLGAGVGAIGALLTRYRGIATMVGGIVLVLLGIAMILGLGFGSAAAQRATARIRISSGASVFALGTVYALAGFCSGPLLGSVLTVSAAGGDPAYGGVLMALYALGMAAPLFVLALVWDRFDIGANSWLRGRPVRIGPLTTHTTSLVSGLLFIGVGLLFLLTEGTANLGGLTGVDAQFSLQVWLRDVAATVSDATVLLWIALAALLVLVLRLVRNRKRQHSRR